One Pecten maximus chromosome 16, xPecMax1.1, whole genome shotgun sequence DNA window includes the following coding sequences:
- the LOC117345039 gene encoding putative tRNA (cytidine(32)/guanosine(34)-2'-O)-methyltransferase, whose product MGKSSKDKRDVYYRLAKEEGWRARSAFKLLQINQDFNLFQGVKKVVDLCAAPGSWSQVLSRKLRGEDGKGEDVKIVAVDLQAMAPIPGVIQLQGDITKKSTAQEIIGHFEGEQADLVVCDGAPDVTGLHDIDEYIQAQLLLAALNITTHVLKTGGTFVAKIFRGKDVTLLYSQLKVFFPLVSIFKPRSSRNSSIEAFVVCQGYAPPEGYQPNMSNPLLDHRYDVDFNNLEGPNRVIVPFLACGDLSGFDSDRTYPLQLEEGKDYTYHPPTQSPISPPYKEACHLRKTDQLAKQEVQTSCPAAMATGNVDESEKTVEGACGGVEFSHKSDKDRIDNRMLQEGKPHEDASTLNVRSKLSELTLDH is encoded by the exons ATGGGAAAGTCCAGTAAAGACAAGAGAGATGTGTATTACAGGCTGGCAAAGGAGGAAGGATGGAGAGCCCGCAGTGCATTCAAATTACTACAGATTAATCAAGACTTTAACCTTTTCCAAG GTGTAAAAAAAGTGGTAGATTTGTGTGCTGCCCCAGGAAGCTGGAGTCAGGTGTTGTCAAGGAAACTCAG AGGCGAGGATGGTAAAGGTGAGGATGTCAAGATTGTAGCAGTTGATCTGCAGGCCATGGCACCCATCCCAGGTGTTATCCAGCTACAGGGAGATATTACAAAG AAATCAACAGCGCAGGAAATCATTGGCCATTTTGAAGGGGAACAGGCTGACCTTGTAGTGTGTGACGGAGCACCAGATG tgACTGGACTTCACGATATTGATGAGTATATTCAAGCACAACTGTTATTAGCT GCACTGAACATCACTACTCATGTCCTAAAGACCGGTGGAACATTTGTTGCTAAG ATATTTCGAGGCAAGGATGTGACGTTGCTGTATTCCCAACTCAAAGTATTTTTTCCACTAGTGTCTATTTTTAAACCGAGGAGTAGTCGGAACTCCAGTATAG AGGCTTTTGTTGTCTGTCAGGGCTACGCTCCACCTGAAGGCTACCAGCCAAACATGTCCAACCCTCTCCTGGATCATCGCTATG ATGTTGATTTTAACAACCTGGAGGGTCCTAACCGTGTCATAGTTCCGTTCTTAGCCTGTGGAGACCTCAGTGGGTTTGACTCTGACAGAACCTACCCACTCCAG TTGGAGGAAGGAAAGGACTACACCTACCACCCTCCTACACAGTCTCCCATCAGTCCCCCATATAAAGAGGCCTGCCACCTCAGGAAGACCGACCAACTTGCAAAACAGGAAGTACAGACATCTTGTCCGGCTGCCATGGCAACTGGAAATGTTGATGAATCAGAAAAAACTGTTGAAGGAGCCTGTGGTGGCGTAGAGTTTTCTCACAAAAGTGATAAAGACAGAATAGATAACAGAATGTTACAGGAGGGAAAACCACACGAGGACGCCAGTACTTTAAATGTACGATCAAAACTTAGTGAATTGACTTTGGACCATTAA